Proteins co-encoded in one Chroicocephalus ridibundus chromosome 6, bChrRid1.1, whole genome shotgun sequence genomic window:
- the LOC134517136 gene encoding DPY30 domain-containing protein 1-like → MESQYLKRCLGSCLKKGLAEVVEHRPADPIEYLAHWIYNYRRILDEEKKRMLERTELEQEREAALVELEMLRKMKEEELMIQQKLEEQRQGQLEQEHEKLEVQSEDNEMLLQRKDQEENEKTIAELTDRPGAPNLTRVEELDESGQSESIADLMEEAEQ, encoded by the exons ATGGAGTCTCAGTATCTGAAGAGATGCCTGGGAAGTTGCTTGAAAAAGGGACTGGCAGAAGTTGTAGAGCATCGGCCAGCAGATCCAATAGAGTATTTGGCACATTGGATTTACAATTACAGAAGAATcttagatgaagaaaaaaag AGAATGTTGGAAAGGACTGAGCTTGAACAAGAACGGGAGGCAGCCCTGGTAGAACttgaaatgttaagaaaaatgaaggaagaagagcTAATGATCCAGCAGAAACTTGAAGAGCAACGTCAG GGTCAGTTGGAACAAGAACATGAAAAGTTGGAAGTGCAGAGTGAAGACAACGAAATGCTGTTACAACGGAAAGATCAAGAG gaaaatgaaaagacaatAGCTGAACTTACAGATAGACCTGGAGCGCCTAATTTGACCAGAGTTGAGGAGCTAGATGAGAGTGGACAGTCTGAG agtataGCAGATCTCATGGAAGAAGCAGAACAATAA
- the EXOSC3 gene encoding exosome complex component RRP40 isoform X6, which translates to MAAGSGVAAESCVGQVVLPGDVLLLPAHPEEDGERLRLGAGAAPRGRLLCGPGLRRCAGGLLVTKCGLLRHRPAGGGAAGGAYWVDSQQKRYVPVKGDHVIGIVTAKAGDVFKLDVGGSEQASLSYLAFEGATKRNRPNAQVGDLIYGQFLVANKDMEPEMVCIDSSGRSSGMGIIGQDGFLFKVSLGLIRKLLAPKCEIIQELSQLYPFELVLGMNGRIWKQ; encoded by the exons atggcggcggggagcggggtggcGGCCGAGTCCTGCGTGGGGCAGGTGGTGCTGCCCGGGGACGTGCTGCTGCTCCCCGCGCACCCCGAGGAGGACGGCGAGCGGCTGCGGCTGGGGGccggcgcggccccgcggggccggcTGTTGTGCGGGCCGGGCCTGCGGCGGTGCGCCGGCGGGCTGCTGGTGACCAAGTGCGGCCTGCTGCGGcaccgcccggccggcggcggggcggcgggcggcgcctaCTGGGTGGACTCGCAGCAGAAGCGG TACGTGCCGGTGAAGGGCGACCATGTCATAGGAATCGTGACGGCCAAAGCGGGAGACGTGTTTAAGCTGGACGTGGGCGGGAGCGAGCAGGCGTCCCTGTCCTACCTGGCCTTCGAGGGCGCCACGAAGAGGAACAGGCCCAATGCGCAG GTGGGAGATCTTATTTATGGTCAGTTCCTTGTAGCAAATAAAGACATGGAACCAGAGATGGTCTGTATAGACAGCAGTGGAAGATCAAGTGGAATGGGAATAATTGGACAAGATGGCTTCCTCTTTAAAGTTTCCTTAGGTCTAATAAGAAA ACTCTTGGCTCCCAAATGTGAAATAATTCAAGAGTTGTCACAATTGTACCCGTTTGAGCTGGTGCTGGGAATGAATGGAAGAATATGG aaacagtGA
- the EXOSC3 gene encoding exosome complex component RRP40 isoform X1, whose product MAAGSGVAAESCVGQVVLPGDVLLLPAHPEEDGERLRLGAGAAPRGRLLCGPGLRRCAGGLLVTKCGLLRHRPAGGGAAGGAYWVDSQQKRYVPVKGDHVIGIVTAKAGDVFKLDVGGSEQASLSYLAFEGATKRNRPNAQVGDLIYGQFLVANKDMEPEMVCIDSSGRSSGMGIIGQDGFLFKVSLGLIRKLLAPKCEIIQELSQLYPFELVLGMNGRIWMEGVGTDLFLMFCCELLVRGKPISKDLIRMGLKTPPDEYKSLSSLQIRDGFCLV is encoded by the exons atggcggcggggagcggggtggcGGCCGAGTCCTGCGTGGGGCAGGTGGTGCTGCCCGGGGACGTGCTGCTGCTCCCCGCGCACCCCGAGGAGGACGGCGAGCGGCTGCGGCTGGGGGccggcgcggccccgcggggccggcTGTTGTGCGGGCCGGGCCTGCGGCGGTGCGCCGGCGGGCTGCTGGTGACCAAGTGCGGCCTGCTGCGGcaccgcccggccggcggcggggcggcgggcggcgcctaCTGGGTGGACTCGCAGCAGAAGCGG TACGTGCCGGTGAAGGGCGACCATGTCATAGGAATCGTGACGGCCAAAGCGGGAGACGTGTTTAAGCTGGACGTGGGCGGGAGCGAGCAGGCGTCCCTGTCCTACCTGGCCTTCGAGGGCGCCACGAAGAGGAACAGGCCCAATGCGCAG GTGGGAGATCTTATTTATGGTCAGTTCCTTGTAGCAAATAAAGACATGGAACCAGAGATGGTCTGTATAGACAGCAGTGGAAGATCAAGTGGAATGGGAATAATTGGACAAGATGGCTTCCTCTTTAAAGTTTCCTTAGGTCTAATAAGAAA ACTCTTGGCTCCCAAATGTGAAATAATTCAAGAGTTGTCACAATTGTACCCGTTTGAGCTGGTGCTGGGAATGAATGGAAGAATATGG ATGGAGGGTGTTGGCACCGATCTCTTCTTGATGTTCTGCTGTGAACTGCTTGTGCGGGGGAAGCCGATTTCAAAAGACCT GATCAGGATGGGGTTGAAAACGCCACCAGATGAGTACAAGTCACTGTCCAGTCTCCAAATAAGAGATGGTTTTTGCCTGGTCTAG
- the EXOSC3 gene encoding exosome complex component RRP40 isoform X2 yields the protein MAAGSGVAAESCVGQVVLPGDVLLLPAHPEEDGERLRLGAGAAPRGRLLCGPGLRRCAGGLLVTKCGLLRHRPAGGGAAGGAYWVDSQQKRYVPVKGDHVIGIVTAKAGDVFKLDVGGSEQASLSYLAFEGATKRNRPNAQVGDLIYGQFLVANKDMEPEMVCIDSSGRSSGMGIIGQDGFLFKVSLGLIRKLLAPKCEIIQELSQLYPFELVLGMNGRIWMEGVGTDLFLMFCCELLVRGKPISKDLMGLKTPPDEYKSLSSLQIRDGFCLV from the exons atggcggcggggagcggggtggcGGCCGAGTCCTGCGTGGGGCAGGTGGTGCTGCCCGGGGACGTGCTGCTGCTCCCCGCGCACCCCGAGGAGGACGGCGAGCGGCTGCGGCTGGGGGccggcgcggccccgcggggccggcTGTTGTGCGGGCCGGGCCTGCGGCGGTGCGCCGGCGGGCTGCTGGTGACCAAGTGCGGCCTGCTGCGGcaccgcccggccggcggcggggcggcgggcggcgcctaCTGGGTGGACTCGCAGCAGAAGCGG TACGTGCCGGTGAAGGGCGACCATGTCATAGGAATCGTGACGGCCAAAGCGGGAGACGTGTTTAAGCTGGACGTGGGCGGGAGCGAGCAGGCGTCCCTGTCCTACCTGGCCTTCGAGGGCGCCACGAAGAGGAACAGGCCCAATGCGCAG GTGGGAGATCTTATTTATGGTCAGTTCCTTGTAGCAAATAAAGACATGGAACCAGAGATGGTCTGTATAGACAGCAGTGGAAGATCAAGTGGAATGGGAATAATTGGACAAGATGGCTTCCTCTTTAAAGTTTCCTTAGGTCTAATAAGAAA ACTCTTGGCTCCCAAATGTGAAATAATTCAAGAGTTGTCACAATTGTACCCGTTTGAGCTGGTGCTGGGAATGAATGGAAGAATATGG ATGGAGGGTGTTGGCACCGATCTCTTCTTGATGTTCTGCTGTGAACTGCTTGTGCGGGGGAAGCCGATTTCAAAAGACCT GATGGGGTTGAAAACGCCACCAGATGAGTACAAGTCACTGTCCAGTCTCCAAATAAGAGATGGTTTTTGCCTGGTCTAG
- the EXOSC3 gene encoding exosome complex component RRP40 isoform X7, whose translation MAAGSGVAAESCVGQVVLPGDVLLLPAHPEEDGERLRLGAGAAPRGRLLCGPGLRRCAGGLLVTKCGLLRHRPAGGGAAGGAYWVDSQQKRYVPVKGDHVIGIVTAKAGDVFKLDVGGSEQASLSYLAFEGATKRNRPNAQVGDLIYGQFLVANKDMEPEMVCIDSSGRSSGMGIIGQDGFLFKVSLGLIRNVLSPNKSNILCLLLLILSPEGEGKLCF comes from the exons atggcggcggggagcggggtggcGGCCGAGTCCTGCGTGGGGCAGGTGGTGCTGCCCGGGGACGTGCTGCTGCTCCCCGCGCACCCCGAGGAGGACGGCGAGCGGCTGCGGCTGGGGGccggcgcggccccgcggggccggcTGTTGTGCGGGCCGGGCCTGCGGCGGTGCGCCGGCGGGCTGCTGGTGACCAAGTGCGGCCTGCTGCGGcaccgcccggccggcggcggggcggcgggcggcgcctaCTGGGTGGACTCGCAGCAGAAGCGG TACGTGCCGGTGAAGGGCGACCATGTCATAGGAATCGTGACGGCCAAAGCGGGAGACGTGTTTAAGCTGGACGTGGGCGGGAGCGAGCAGGCGTCCCTGTCCTACCTGGCCTTCGAGGGCGCCACGAAGAGGAACAGGCCCAATGCGCAG GTGGGAGATCTTATTTATGGTCAGTTCCTTGTAGCAAATAAAGACATGGAACCAGAGATGGTCTGTATAGACAGCAGTGGAAGATCAAGTGGAATGGGAATAATTGGACAAGATGGCTTCCTCTTTAAAGTTTCCTTAGGTCTAATAAGAAA tgtgctGTCACCTAATAAAAGCAACATCCTATGTTTACTGCTGTTAATATTGTCTCCTGAAGGAGAAGGGAAGTTGTGTTTTTAA
- the EXOSC3 gene encoding exosome complex component RRP40 isoform X4 produces the protein MAAGSGVAAESCVGQVVLPGDVLLLPAHPEEDGERLRLGAGAAPRGRLLCGPGLRRCAGGLLVTKCGLLRHRPAGGGAAGGAYWVDSQQKRYVPVKGDHVIGIVTAKAGDVFKLDVGGSEQASLSYLAFEGATKRNRPNAQVGDLIYGQFLVANKDMEPEMVCIDSSGRSSGMGIIGQDGFLFKVSLGLIRKLLAPKCEIIQELSQLYPFELVLGMNGRIWVNRRPQEIVPRQQRRVLRASGWSGA, from the exons atggcggcggggagcggggtggcGGCCGAGTCCTGCGTGGGGCAGGTGGTGCTGCCCGGGGACGTGCTGCTGCTCCCCGCGCACCCCGAGGAGGACGGCGAGCGGCTGCGGCTGGGGGccggcgcggccccgcggggccggcTGTTGTGCGGGCCGGGCCTGCGGCGGTGCGCCGGCGGGCTGCTGGTGACCAAGTGCGGCCTGCTGCGGcaccgcccggccggcggcggggcggcgggcggcgcctaCTGGGTGGACTCGCAGCAGAAGCGG TACGTGCCGGTGAAGGGCGACCATGTCATAGGAATCGTGACGGCCAAAGCGGGAGACGTGTTTAAGCTGGACGTGGGCGGGAGCGAGCAGGCGTCCCTGTCCTACCTGGCCTTCGAGGGCGCCACGAAGAGGAACAGGCCCAATGCGCAG GTGGGAGATCTTATTTATGGTCAGTTCCTTGTAGCAAATAAAGACATGGAACCAGAGATGGTCTGTATAGACAGCAGTGGAAGATCAAGTGGAATGGGAATAATTGGACAAGATGGCTTCCTCTTTAAAGTTTCCTTAGGTCTAATAAGAAA ACTCTTGGCTCCCAAATGTGAAATAATTCAAGAGTTGTCACAATTGTACCCGTTTGAGCTGGTGCTGGGAATGAATGGAAGAATATGG GTTAACAGGAGACCTCAGGAAATAGTCCCAAGGCAACAAAGACGAGTCCTCCGAGCTTCTGGCTGGAGCGGTGCCTAA
- the EXOSC3 gene encoding exosome complex component RRP40 isoform X5 yields the protein MAAGSGVAAESCVGQVVLPGDVLLLPAHPEEDGERLRLGAGAAPRGRLLCGPGLRRCAGGLLVTKCGLLRHRPAGGGAAGGAYWVDSQQKRYVPVKGDHVIGIVTAKAGDVFKLDVGGSEQASLSYLAFEGATKRNRPNAQVGDLIYGQFLVANKDMEPEMVCIDSSGRSSGMGIIGQDGFLFKVSLGLIRKLLAPKCEIIQELSQLYPFELVLGMNGRIWELWF from the exons atggcggcggggagcggggtggcGGCCGAGTCCTGCGTGGGGCAGGTGGTGCTGCCCGGGGACGTGCTGCTGCTCCCCGCGCACCCCGAGGAGGACGGCGAGCGGCTGCGGCTGGGGGccggcgcggccccgcggggccggcTGTTGTGCGGGCCGGGCCTGCGGCGGTGCGCCGGCGGGCTGCTGGTGACCAAGTGCGGCCTGCTGCGGcaccgcccggccggcggcggggcggcgggcggcgcctaCTGGGTGGACTCGCAGCAGAAGCGG TACGTGCCGGTGAAGGGCGACCATGTCATAGGAATCGTGACGGCCAAAGCGGGAGACGTGTTTAAGCTGGACGTGGGCGGGAGCGAGCAGGCGTCCCTGTCCTACCTGGCCTTCGAGGGCGCCACGAAGAGGAACAGGCCCAATGCGCAG GTGGGAGATCTTATTTATGGTCAGTTCCTTGTAGCAAATAAAGACATGGAACCAGAGATGGTCTGTATAGACAGCAGTGGAAGATCAAGTGGAATGGGAATAATTGGACAAGATGGCTTCCTCTTTAAAGTTTCCTTAGGTCTAATAAGAAA ACTCTTGGCTCCCAAATGTGAAATAATTCAAGAGTTGTCACAATTGTACCCGTTTGAGCTGGTGCTGGGAATGAATGGAAGAATATGG GAACTTTGGTTTTAA
- the EXOSC3 gene encoding exosome complex component RRP40 isoform X3 — protein MAAGSGVAAESCVGQVVLPGDVLLLPAHPEEDGERLRLGAGAAPRGRLLCGPGLRRCAGGLLVTKCGLLRHRPAGGGAAGGAYWVDSQQKRYVPVKGDHVIGIVTAKAGDVFKLDVGGSEQASLSYLAFEGATKRNRPNAQVGDLIYGQFLVANKDMEPEMVCIDSSGRSSGMGIIGQDGFLFKVSLGLIRKLLAPKCEIIQELSQLYPFELVLGMNGRIWVKAKTVQQTLIIVNILEACEYMTAEQRKQALAKLSGNR, from the exons atggcggcggggagcggggtggcGGCCGAGTCCTGCGTGGGGCAGGTGGTGCTGCCCGGGGACGTGCTGCTGCTCCCCGCGCACCCCGAGGAGGACGGCGAGCGGCTGCGGCTGGGGGccggcgcggccccgcggggccggcTGTTGTGCGGGCCGGGCCTGCGGCGGTGCGCCGGCGGGCTGCTGGTGACCAAGTGCGGCCTGCTGCGGcaccgcccggccggcggcggggcggcgggcggcgcctaCTGGGTGGACTCGCAGCAGAAGCGG TACGTGCCGGTGAAGGGCGACCATGTCATAGGAATCGTGACGGCCAAAGCGGGAGACGTGTTTAAGCTGGACGTGGGCGGGAGCGAGCAGGCGTCCCTGTCCTACCTGGCCTTCGAGGGCGCCACGAAGAGGAACAGGCCCAATGCGCAG GTGGGAGATCTTATTTATGGTCAGTTCCTTGTAGCAAATAAAGACATGGAACCAGAGATGGTCTGTATAGACAGCAGTGGAAGATCAAGTGGAATGGGAATAATTGGACAAGATGGCTTCCTCTTTAAAGTTTCCTTAGGTCTAATAAGAAA ACTCTTGGCTCCCAAATGTGAAATAATTCAAGAGTTGTCACAATTGTACCCGTTTGAGCTGGTGCTGGGAATGAATGGAAGAATATGGGTAAAAGCAAAAACAGTTCAACAGACTTTAATTATAGTAAATATTTTGGAAGCCTGTGAGTATATgactgcagagcagagaaaacaAGCGCTTGCCAAATTGTCAGGGAATCGATAA